A genome region from Oxyura jamaicensis isolate SHBP4307 breed ruddy duck chromosome 25, BPBGC_Ojam_1.0, whole genome shotgun sequence includes the following:
- the CTSK gene encoding cathepsin K codes for MRQLHPQSRLQHAPTNSRMLGMWWPTLLVLFVPVVVAQLHPERALDIQWDLWKKTYRKQYNGEADEVARRLIWEKNLKYINTHNLEHTLGVHTFELAMNHLGDMTSEEVVRTMTGLKVPRSRPHRNETLYIPDWTDRAPAAVDWRRKGYVTPVKNQGQCGSCWAFSSVGALEGQLKRKTGKLLSLSPQNLVDCVANNNGCGGGYMTNAFEYVRQNRGIDSEDAYPYIGQDESCMYSPTGKAAKCRGYREIPEGNEKALKRAVARIGPVSVGIDASLPSFQFYSRGVYYDESCNAENINHAVLAVGYGTQKGTKHWIIKNSWGEEWGNKGYVLLARNMNNACGIANLASFPKM; via the exons ATGCGGCAGCTGCATCCCCAGTCCAGGCTGCAGCACGCTCCTACCAACAGCAGGATGCTGGG GATGTGGTGGCCCACGCTGCTGGTCCTGTTTGTCCCCGTGGTGGTGGCCCAGCTGCACCCTGAGCGGGCGTTGGATATCCAGTGGGACCTGTGGAAGAAAACCTACCGCAAGCAGTACAACGGTGAG GCGGATGAGGTGGCACGGAGGCTGATCTGGGAGAAAAACCTCAAGTATATCAACACTCACAACCTGGAGCATACACTGGGTGTCCATACCTTTGAGCTGGCCATGAACCACCTGGGTGACATG ACCAGTGAGGAGGTGGTGAGGACAATGACAGGCCTGAAGGTTCCCCGGAGCCGCCCACACCGCAATGAGACACTCTACATCCCTGACTGGACTGACAGAGCCCCTGCTGCCGTGGactggaggaggaagggctATGTGACGCCTGTCAAGAACCAG GGTCAGTGTGGCTCGTGCTGGGCCTTCAGCTCGGTGGGCGCGCTAGAGGGGCAGCTGAAGAGGAAGACGGGGAAGCTGCTCTCGCTCAGCCCTCAAAACCTGGTGGACTGCGTGGCCAACAACAATGGCTGCGGTGGTGGCTACATGACCAACGCCTTTGAGTATGTCCGGCAGAACCGTGGCATAGACTCGGAGGATGCCTACCCCTACATTGGCCAG gACGAGAGCTGCATGTACAGCCCCACCGGCAAGGCAGCCAAGTGCCGTGGCTATCGGGAAATTCCTGAAGGCAATGAGAAAGCTTTGAAGAGGGCTGTGGCCAGGATAGGACCTGTCTCTGTGGGCATCGACGCCAGCCTGCCCTCTTTCCAGTTCTACAGCCGGG GTGTGTATTATGATGAGAGTTGTAATGCTGAAAATATCAACCATGCGGTGCTAGCAGTGGGCTATGGCACGCAGAAGGGCACCAAGCACTGGATCATCAAGAACAG ctggggtgAGGAGTGGGGCAACAAAGGCTACGTGCTCCTGGCACGCAACATGAACAACGCCTGTGGCATCGCCAATCTTGCCAGCTTCCCAAAGATGTGA